From the Methanoculleus caldifontis genome, the window TCTTCCCCTCGATGCTTGCCACGACGTCGTCGGGGAGCTCGATCGCCTCCAGGGTCTCTGCGAGGAGGAACTGTCCCGGTGCGAGGACGATCGAGTCGGCGACCATCTCCTCGGTCTTTACGCAGACGCTCTCCCTGTCGTAGGGGTCGATCACGGTCTCTCCGGGAACGTACCAGACAAAGTGGGAACCGAGCCTGATATCCAGGGAGTTGGGCTGGATCAGGCCGGGATCGAAGGGATCTACCTTGATATATCCGCGCCTGATGCGGTCTTCTATCTGCCAGTCGACAAGAATCATTCTCTAGATCTCTCCTTTATAGCTGGTTTGTTCTCTGTTTTCCATCTGCCACTCCGTCCGCCGCATCAGCCCGTGCAGGGTGCTCGCCTCGCGGATGGTCAGTTTCGTCCTGCCGATCAGCCGGCGGATCAGGATCATCGTGTTCTCCCGCTTGAAGTCGGGGTGGTCGATCCGGTCCAGGAACGCATCGATGTGCTCGTAGAGCGCGTCCATCTGGACGGGTCCCGCGATCGGATACTCGCCGCGGGGAAGGTTTGCCAGTTCATAGCAGAGGATGCCCACCGCGTGGGAGAGGTTTAAGATGGGGTAGACATCCGAG encodes:
- the dcd gene encoding dCTP deaminase → MILVDWQIEDRIRRGYIKVDPFDPGLIQPNSLDIRLGSHFVWYVPGETVIDPYDRESVCVKTEEMVADSIVLAPGQFLLAETLEAIELPDDVVASIEGKSSIARLGVELHQTGGWIDAGFRGTITLEMCNVNSRPVKVYAGMPIGQLVFYRTDRAARPYNMKTDAKYMDQRQATLSRYHENARSAQE